One region of Parerythrobacter jejuensis genomic DNA includes:
- a CDS encoding CoA transferase: MYNLLNDLSIIETSSFVASPTAGLYCAQMGAEVIRVDHKAGGLDYDRYMLTKEGRSLSWENLNRAKKSVALDLRSGEGRELLVELAHRTGQLITNLPEKSFLGHAAVAKDRTDMVSVRIMGWHDGRQAMDFTVNAASGYPLMMGPEEWDIETAPPVSQVLPAWDFITGAYCAFALLAALHHRNATGEGSEVRVPLGDVAIGTMANSGAMAEMLYRGGDRERLGNAIWGAFGRDFRSRDGQRFMVAALTAKQWHGLVKAFGLEQDIAALEEKVGVRFADGDDPRFRHRHALFDLFQAKSEQHDYAELEARMAAEGTTYERYRTMYEAANDPQLVGDNPLFGPAPANPSGFDYPATRSFANMPEKQAGDPAPAPYLGQHSEEILAERLGLSSGAIGKLVDAGTVALSDKS; encoded by the coding sequence ATGTATAATCTGCTCAACGACCTCTCGATCATCGAGACTTCCAGCTTTGTGGCCTCGCCCACGGCGGGACTCTATTGCGCGCAAATGGGGGCTGAGGTCATCCGCGTCGATCACAAGGCAGGCGGGCTCGATTATGATCGCTATATGCTCACCAAAGAAGGGCGCTCGCTCAGCTGGGAAAACCTCAATCGCGCCAAGAAATCGGTCGCGCTGGATCTGCGCAGCGGCGAGGGACGTGAATTGCTGGTCGAGCTGGCGCATAGAACAGGCCAGCTGATCACCAATTTGCCGGAGAAAAGTTTCCTCGGCCATGCTGCGGTGGCGAAAGACCGCACAGATATGGTCAGCGTGCGGATCATGGGCTGGCATGACGGTCGCCAGGCGATGGATTTCACCGTCAACGCGGCCAGCGGGTACCCTTTGATGATGGGCCCGGAAGAATGGGATATCGAAACCGCACCGCCGGTCAGCCAGGTGCTGCCGGCGTGGGACTTCATCACCGGCGCCTATTGCGCCTTTGCCCTGTTGGCGGCGCTGCATCATCGCAATGCCACGGGTGAAGGCAGCGAAGTGCGCGTGCCGCTGGGCGATGTCGCGATCGGCACCATGGCCAATTCGGGCGCAATGGCTGAAATGCTGTATCGTGGCGGTGACAGGGAACGGCTGGGCAACGCCATTTGGGGCGCTTTCGGGCGCGACTTCCGCAGCAGGGATGGCCAGCGGTTTATGGTCGCAGCCCTCACGGCCAAGCAGTGGCACGGCCTCGTCAAAGCCTTCGGGCTTGAGCAGGACATCGCTGCGCTGGAAGAGAAAGTCGGCGTGCGCTTCGCCGACGGGGACGATCCCCGTTTCCGGCACCGCCACGCGTTGTTTGACCTGTTCCAGGCCAAATCGGAACAGCATGATTATGCCGAACTGGAAGCGCGTATGGCCGCCGAAGGCACAACCTATGAACGCTATCGCACCATGTACGAAGCCGCCAACGATCCACAGCTGGTCGGCGACAATCCCCTGTTCGGCCCGGCCCCGGCCAACCCGAGCGGGTTCGATTATCCGGCCACGCGCAGCTTTGCCAATATGCCGGAAAAGCAAGCCGGTGACCCGGCCCCGGCCCCCTATCTCGGCCAGCATAGCGAGGAAATCCTCGCTGAAAGGCTGGGCCTTTCTTCCGGCGCCATCGGCAAGTTGGTAGATGCCGGAACCGTTGCCCTTTCTGACAAATCCTGA
- a CDS encoding acyl-CoA dehydrogenase family protein, translating to MAATGMDPETFEQFIEQLDRYVRERLIPAEKDVIANDKIPDEIVTEMKEMGLFGLTVPEEYGGAGLNTSQYARVVNTMAYAAPAYRSIFSINVGMFNSAIKNGATDAQKAEWWPRIAAGEIACFGLTEPGSGSDSAAMATTAKPDPDGNGWILNGTKRYITNAPHAQVGLIMARTEKEALPKNAHVSAFIVPMDTPGVSTASPDKKMGQEGSHISDVILEDVKVPGDALLGAETGKGFRFAMMSLDNGRISVGAAAAGYARRALDSAVRYANERKAFGEPIANFQLIQQMLAESETEIYAAEAMMKDVTERADKGENILRKAAAFKVFSSEMCGRVVDRVVQVYGGAGYLAEYDAERFFRDARIYRIYEGTTQILYLQIAKHMLREFAENS from the coding sequence ATGGCCGCAACCGGCATGGATCCCGAGACATTCGAACAATTCATCGAGCAGCTAGACCGCTATGTGCGCGAGCGGCTGATCCCGGCCGAGAAGGACGTGATCGCCAACGACAAGATCCCTGACGAAATTGTCACCGAGATGAAAGAAATGGGGCTGTTCGGGCTGACCGTGCCAGAGGAATATGGCGGGGCCGGGCTCAACACTTCGCAATATGCCCGCGTGGTCAACACTATGGCCTATGCCGCGCCGGCCTATCGTTCGATCTTCTCGATCAATGTCGGGATGTTCAATTCGGCGATCAAGAATGGCGCGACCGATGCCCAGAAGGCCGAATGGTGGCCCCGCATTGCCGCCGGTGAAATCGCTTGCTTCGGTCTGACCGAGCCGGGCTCCGGTTCCGACAGTGCGGCCATGGCGACCACGGCCAAGCCTGATCCGGACGGCAATGGCTGGATCCTCAACGGCACCAAACGCTACATCACCAATGCCCCGCATGCGCAGGTCGGCCTGATCATGGCACGGACCGAGAAAGAGGCGCTGCCCAAGAACGCCCATGTCAGCGCCTTTATCGTACCGATGGATACGCCCGGCGTTTCCACCGCCAGCCCGGACAAGAAGATGGGCCAGGAGGGCAGCCATATCTCCGACGTGATCCTGGAGGATGTGAAGGTGCCCGGTGATGCCTTGCTGGGCGCTGAAACCGGCAAGGGCTTCCGGTTCGCCATGATGAGCCTCGACAATGGCCGCATTTCCGTGGGCGCAGCCGCCGCCGGCTATGCCCGCCGCGCGCTCGACAGTGCTGTGCGCTATGCCAATGAGCGCAAGGCGTTTGGCGAACCAATCGCCAATTTCCAGCTGATCCAGCAAATGCTGGCCGAGAGCGAGACGGAAATCTACGCCGCCGAAGCGATGATGAAGGACGTGACAGAACGCGCCGACAAGGGTGAGAACATCCTGCGCAAGGCGGCAGCCTTCAAGGTCTTCTCCAGCGAGATGTGCGGCCGCGTCGTCGATCGGGTGGTGCAGGTCTATGGCGGCGCGGGCTATCTGGCCGAATATGATGCCGAACGGTTCTTCCGCGATGCCCGCATCTATCGCATCTATGAAGGCACGACGCAGATCCTGTATCTGCAGATCGCCAAGCACATGCTGCGCGAATTTGCGGAGAATTCTTGA
- the recQ gene encoding DNA helicase RecQ translates to MDQAREQLREVFGFGDFRGRQAEVVERVMDGCSTLGVMPTGAGKSLTYQLPATLLHGTCIVISPLIALMHDQLRAARANGIRAATLTSADADWRETMDAFRAGALDLLYVAPERASQPSFCDLLTAAPLAMFAIDEAHCVSEWGHDFRPDYRQLRPLMDRFGDVPRLALTATADAHTRSDIMAQLGIPDEGLVVAGFERPNIRYAIRHRDNPVRQLTQLMEDHPGPGIIYAPTRRKVEDLAAKLAAATGRPVLPYHAGLEPGTRARHQAEFVASEEVVMVATIAFGMGIDKPDVRFVAHAGIPKSIEAYYQETGRAGRDGDPAQATMLWGAEDFARARMRLAEMPEDRREGDRKRLDTLANLVETAGCRRAILLRHFGEDPPQTCGNCDNCLDAPEVIDATEVARKFLSAAYRTGQSFGFGHLQKVLTGADDERVLAKGHDHLTVFGIVEGEEAALLRPVSRALQARGALVATEHGGLTLGGDARDILKGEASVLMVKPPKQARRGRKSRSGSSGGGVNPVGDPLFDALRELRRQLAIEGQVPPYLIFHDATLREFTATRPATLAEMGSIAGVGAKKLDAYGEQFLDCIRQH, encoded by the coding sequence ATGGACCAGGCCCGCGAGCAATTGCGGGAGGTTTTCGGCTTTGGCGATTTCCGGGGGCGCCAGGCTGAAGTGGTGGAGCGCGTCATGGATGGGTGCTCGACGCTTGGTGTCATGCCGACCGGTGCGGGCAAATCGCTGACCTACCAATTGCCGGCGACGCTGTTGCACGGCACCTGCATTGTGATTTCACCACTGATCGCCCTTATGCATGACCAGCTGCGTGCGGCCCGCGCCAACGGCATCCGCGCCGCCACGCTGACCAGCGCCGATGCCGATTGGCGCGAGACGATGGATGCCTTTCGTGCTGGTGCGCTCGACCTGCTTTATGTTGCGCCTGAACGGGCAAGCCAGCCCTCTTTCTGTGATTTGTTGACGGCGGCGCCGCTGGCAATGTTTGCCATCGACGAGGCGCATTGCGTTTCCGAATGGGGGCATGATTTCCGGCCCGATTACCGCCAGTTGCGTCCCTTGATGGACCGGTTCGGCGATGTGCCCCGCCTGGCGCTGACCGCGACGGCAGACGCCCATACCCGCAGCGACATCATGGCCCAGCTCGGCATCCCCGACGAAGGACTGGTGGTGGCCGGTTTTGAACGCCCCAATATCCGCTACGCCATTCGCCACCGTGACAATCCCGTCCGCCAATTGACGCAATTGATGGAGGATCATCCCGGGCCCGGTATCATTTATGCGCCCACGCGCCGCAAGGTGGAGGATCTGGCAGCCAAGCTGGCAGCCGCCACCGGGCGCCCCGTCCTGCCCTATCATGCCGGGCTGGAGCCGGGGACGCGCGCCCGGCACCAGGCAGAATTCGTCGCCAGCGAAGAAGTGGTGATGGTCGCCACCATTGCGTTCGGAATGGGCATCGACAAACCCGATGTGCGTTTCGTGGCGCATGCCGGCATCCCCAAATCGATCGAGGCCTATTACCAGGAAACGGGCCGGGCCGGGCGTGATGGCGACCCGGCACAAGCGACGATGTTGTGGGGGGCAGAGGACTTCGCCCGGGCCCGGATGCGTCTTGCCGAGATGCCGGAAGACCGGCGCGAGGGGGATCGCAAACGGCTCGATACGCTTGCCAATCTGGTCGAGACAGCCGGATGCCGTCGCGCCATCCTGTTGCGGCATTTTGGCGAGGACCCGCCACAGACATGCGGCAATTGCGACAATTGCCTCGACGCGCCCGAAGTGATCGACGCCACCGAGGTGGCGCGCAAATTCCTCTCAGCGGCCTATCGCACCGGGCAAAGCTTCGGCTTTGGCCATCTGCAAAAGGTACTGACCGGCGCGGATGACGAGCGTGTGCTGGCCAAGGGTCACGATCATCTCACGGTGTTCGGGATCGTCGAGGGCGAGGAAGCGGCACTGCTGCGGCCTGTCAGCCGGGCCTTGCAGGCACGCGGGGCGCTTGTTGCGACCGAACATGGCGGGCTGACGCTGGGCGGCGATGCGCGCGATATTCTGAAAGGTGAGGCCTCGGTCCTGATGGTCAAGCCGCCCAAACAGGCGCGCCGCGGGCGCAAGTCGCGCAGCGGATCAAGCGGTGGCGGGGTCAATCCGGTGGGCGATCCCTTGTTCGACGCGCTGCGGGAATTGCGCCGTCAGCTGGCAATCGAAGGGCAGGTGCCGCCCTATCTCATCTTCCACGATGCCACGTTGCGGGAATTCACCGCGACACGTCCGGCGACGCTGGCAGAGATGGGCTCCATTGCGGGCGTAGGGGCCAAGAAACTCGACGCCTATGGCGAACAATTCCTCGACTGCATCCGGCAACACTGA
- a CDS encoding SPFH domain-containing protein — translation MTDIVKGMNISREGPAHSYSGYVMLLVLLGFLVLLGLNFATNIPADGATKGAKLLFISGLVLPILLATLVSAGFFMIQPNQAAVVTLFGEYRGTERREGLRWVWPWMMRRKISARAHNVHSDKVKINDLRGNPIEIACNVVWRVADTAQAAFDVDDYKEFVNIQIEAGLRTVGSRHPYDDFEGEEVTLRGGGDVINRELLEELNDRLKVAGIVVDEAGLTHLAYAPEIAGAMLRRQQADAVIAARKKVVIGAVGMVEDALQKLSQDGVVELDDERRAAMVSNLMVVLCGDREAHPVVNTGTLYQ, via the coding sequence ATGACGGATATCGTCAAGGGAATGAATATCAGCCGGGAAGGTCCGGCCCACTCGTATAGCGGCTATGTCATGCTGCTGGTGCTGCTCGGCTTCCTGGTGTTGCTGGGGCTGAACTTCGCTACCAATATTCCAGCCGATGGCGCCACAAAGGGGGCCAAGCTGCTGTTTATAAGCGGGCTGGTGCTGCCGATCCTCCTTGCCACGCTGGTCTCTGCCGGGTTCTTCATGATCCAGCCCAACCAAGCCGCTGTCGTCACCTTGTTCGGTGAATACCGTGGCACCGAGCGGCGCGAAGGGCTGCGCTGGGTGTGGCCGTGGATGATGCGGCGCAAGATCAGCGCGCGCGCCCACAATGTCCACTCCGACAAGGTCAAGATCAACGATCTGCGCGGCAACCCGATCGAGATTGCCTGCAACGTGGTGTGGCGTGTCGCTGATACCGCGCAGGCGGCATTCGACGTCGATGATTACAAGGAGTTCGTGAACATCCAGATCGAGGCCGGGTTGCGCACGGTGGGCTCGCGCCATCCCTATGATGATTTCGAAGGCGAGGAGGTGACGCTGCGCGGCGGCGGTGATGTGATCAATCGCGAATTGCTGGAGGAGTTGAATGACCGGCTGAAGGTCGCCGGAATCGTGGTCGATGAAGCGGGCCTGACCCACCTTGCCTATGCACCTGAAATCGCCGGTGCGATGCTGCGACGCCAGCAGGCCGATGCGGTGATTGCCGCTCGCAAGAAGGTTGTGATCGGCGCGGTCGGCATGGTCGAAGATGCGCTGCAGAAGCTGTCGCAGGATGGCGTTGTTGAGCTGGATGACGAACGCCGTGCGGCGATGGTTTCCAACCTGATGGTGGTGCTGTGCGGTGACCGTGAGGCCCACCCTGTCGTCAATACCGGCACACTGTACCAGTAA
- a CDS encoding toxin-antitoxin system HicB family antitoxin, translated as MAAPPKKTNAKKAFALRLDPAVHAAIERLAAAELRSANAQIETLLREALTERGIDVGRSARPRRGRPPKGE; from the coding sequence ATGGCTGCACCCCCGAAAAAGACCAACGCGAAGAAGGCTTTTGCCCTGCGGCTCGATCCAGCGGTTCATGCCGCGATCGAGCGGCTCGCGGCGGCAGAGCTCCGGTCAGCCAATGCCCAGATCGAGACGCTGCTGCGCGAAGCTTTGACCGAGCGTGGTATCGATGTGGGTCGCAGTGCCCGGCCACGGCGGGGCCGACCGCCCAAGGGGGAGTGA
- a CDS encoding right-handed parallel beta-helix repeat-containing protein — MENSARHPLARPSTLAIGFIATAAIALIPAAAVFAQPATAPFTVVENGRGFGNLQQAVDSIGNGSGTIAIAPGTYRQCAVQEAGSIAFFASEPGSAVLDGVECEGKAALVLRGREASVSGIVFRNMAVSDFNGAGIRLEAGNLTVANSWFVDSQQGILTAHNDSIRLVVDRSTFSGLGTCEGDGGCAHSIYTGTIGHLRITRSRFERGQGGHYVKSRAARTDIAASSFDDSAGSSTNYMIDMPGGSTGQITNNWFVQGRDKENYSAFIALGAEDFTNTSDGLVIAGNDARFVPSLKRDSTFVADWAGAKLTIEDNELAPGLKRYERR, encoded by the coding sequence ATGGAAAACTCTGCCCGCCATCCGCTCGCCCGCCCTTCAACCCTGGCTATCGGGTTTATTGCCACTGCGGCAATCGCCCTGATCCCGGCTGCGGCGGTATTCGCCCAGCCTGCGACAGCGCCGTTTACCGTGGTCGAAAACGGCCGCGGCTTCGGCAATCTGCAGCAGGCGGTCGATTCGATCGGCAATGGCAGTGGCACCATCGCCATTGCGCCTGGCACCTATCGCCAATGCGCGGTGCAGGAAGCGGGCAGCATTGCCTTCTTCGCCAGCGAACCGGGCAGCGCAGTACTCGACGGCGTCGAATGCGAAGGCAAGGCAGCGCTGGTATTGCGCGGCCGTGAAGCCAGCGTTTCGGGCATCGTCTTCCGCAATATGGCGGTCTCCGATTTCAACGGCGCGGGAATTCGTCTGGAAGCAGGCAATCTGACGGTCGCCAATAGCTGGTTCGTCGACAGCCAACAGGGCATCCTGACCGCACACAATGACAGCATCCGGCTGGTGGTGGATCGCTCGACCTTTTCCGGTCTCGGCACGTGCGAGGGCGACGGCGGCTGTGCCCATTCTATCTATACCGGCACAATCGGCCATCTGCGGATCACCCGCAGCCGGTTTGAGCGCGGCCAGGGCGGCCACTACGTCAAATCGCGCGCCGCGCGGACGGATATTGCCGCCTCCAGCTTTGACGATTCGGCCGGCAGCTCGACCAATTACATGATCGATATGCCGGGCGGTTCGACCGGACAGATCACCAACAACTGGTTCGTCCAGGGCCGCGACAAGGAAAATTACAGCGCCTTCATCGCATTGGGCGCAGAGGATTTTACCAACACGTCAGACGGTCTGGTGATTGCCGGCAACGATGCCCGTTTTGTGCCCTCGCTGAAGCGCGATTCGACCTTCGTGGCGGATTGGGCCGGTGCCAAGCTGACCATCGAAGACAACGAGCTTGCACCCGGTCTCAAACGTTACGAACGCCGCTGA
- the asd gene encoding archaetidylserine decarboxylase (Phosphatidylserine decarboxylase is synthesized as a single chain precursor. Generation of the pyruvoyl active site from a Ser is coupled to cleavage of a Gly-Ser bond between the larger (beta) and smaller (alpha chains). It is an integral membrane protein.) codes for MSANPFIWLQHIAPQHGLSKLAGSFAESRTPWIRDRLIRRFIAAYDVDMAEAKEPEGSFETFNAFFTRELKPGARPLADSDQFVLSPADGAISQLGRIENGRILQAKGHDYTAAELLGGDAALAERFANGQFATIYLSPRDYHRVHMPVAGQLRSTCYVPGDLYSVNGATAQGVPRLFARNERLACLFDSECGIMASVMVGAMIVAGIETVWGGRVPPHGNKLFRQEFPAVGPDARSYAAGDEMGRFLLGSTVILLFGDGKVEFAPELVEGSPVRMGQALARKL; via the coding sequence ATGAGCGCAAACCCCTTTATCTGGCTGCAGCACATCGCGCCGCAGCACGGCTTGTCGAAACTGGCCGGATCATTCGCCGAATCGCGCACCCCATGGATTCGTGACCGGCTGATTCGCCGTTTCATCGCAGCCTATGATGTCGACATGGCAGAAGCGAAAGAGCCCGAGGGCTCGTTCGAAACCTTCAATGCCTTCTTTACCCGTGAATTGAAGCCCGGGGCGCGGCCGCTGGCCGATAGTGATCAATTCGTGCTGTCTCCGGCTGACGGAGCGATCAGCCAATTGGGCAGGATCGAAAACGGCCGGATCTTGCAGGCCAAGGGCCATGATTATACCGCCGCTGAATTGCTCGGCGGGGACGCTGCGCTCGCCGAACGCTTCGCCAACGGGCAGTTCGCCACCATCTATCTCTCCCCGCGCGATTACCACCGGGTCCACATGCCGGTGGCGGGGCAATTGCGCAGCACATGTTATGTCCCGGGTGATCTGTACTCGGTCAATGGCGCAACGGCCCAGGGCGTACCGCGCCTGTTTGCGCGGAACGAACGCCTGGCCTGCCTATTCGATAGCGAATGCGGCATCATGGCGAGCGTCATGGTCGGCGCCATGATTGTGGCCGGGATCGAAACGGTCTGGGGCGGGCGCGTTCCGCCGCACGGCAACAAGCTGTTTCGGCAGGAGTTTCCTGCTGTAGGCCCAGATGCACGCAGCTATGCCGCCGGCGATGAAATGGGGCGCTTCCTGCTAGGGTCGACAGTCATCCTGTTGTTCGGGGACGGCAAAGTCGAATTCGCGCCCGAGCTTGTTGAGGGAAGCCCGGTGCGCATGGGGCAAGCTCTCGCCCGCAAGCTCTAG
- a CDS encoding GNAT family N-acetyltransferase, whose amino-acid sequence MTITIRPERAGDEPAIHALTDAAFRDMPFSDGDEADLIDKLRADGDLVLSLVATNRDEAIVGHIAFSPVTISDGTSDWYGLGPVSVIPTNQHTGIGGQLIDRGIADMVARNAKGIVLLGNPKYYSRFGFIVEPRLTYAGGPAEYFQTLLLDGELPHGAVNFAPAFG is encoded by the coding sequence ATGACGATTACCATCCGCCCCGAACGCGCCGGCGACGAGCCTGCAATCCACGCCCTGACCGATGCTGCCTTTCGCGACATGCCATTCAGCGACGGTGATGAAGCGGACCTGATCGACAAATTGCGTGCCGACGGGGATCTTGTCCTGTCGCTCGTCGCGACCAACAGAGACGAGGCGATTGTCGGCCATATCGCTTTTTCGCCTGTCACCATCAGTGATGGCACCAGCGATTGGTATGGTTTGGGCCCGGTCTCGGTCATTCCCACCAACCAGCATACGGGGATTGGCGGCCAGCTGATCGATCGCGGCATTGCCGACATGGTCGCGCGCAACGCCAAGGGCATAGTGCTGCTGGGCAATCCGAAATACTATTCACGCTTCGGATTCATCGTCGAGCCCCGGCTGACCTATGCGGGCGGGCCCGCGGAATATTTCCAGACCTTGTTACTCGATGGCGAGTTGCCGCACGGCGCAGTCAATTTCGCCCCTGCGTTCGGCTAG
- the ribA gene encoding GTP cyclohydrolase II, with protein MAQAIDALRHGWPLAMEGAGILLPIETAMAREATCGHLLISAARATTLKLANQRDAAVPHAPVMIRGAEPFDLDLAVAVADPALDLANPLKGPFKAEPIAWQEAAEAAMELARIAGILPAFMIAPDHAGEAQPVSPGDLAQWSDPDRLRIATRAKLPVTADDDSELVVFRKPDDMREHCALVIGRQMGGKAPLVRLHSECLTGDILGSLKCDCGPQLDAALAAMAEEAAQGGYGVLLYMRQEGRGIGLINKMRAYRLQDQGFDTIEANERLGLPDEARDFATAARMLDLLGIGEIRLLTNNTKKVVALETHGISIRERVAHELPSNPHNRRYLATKRDRAGHLLT; from the coding sequence GTGGCGCAGGCGATCGATGCCTTGCGCCATGGCTGGCCGCTGGCGATGGAAGGTGCAGGGATATTGCTGCCGATCGAAACCGCCATGGCGCGCGAGGCGACGTGCGGGCATTTGCTGATTTCGGCCGCGCGGGCGACGACGCTGAAGCTCGCCAACCAGCGCGATGCCGCCGTGCCTCATGCCCCGGTGATGATCCGCGGGGCCGAACCGTTCGATCTCGATCTTGCCGTTGCTGTTGCCGACCCCGCGCTCGATCTCGCCAATCCGCTCAAAGGCCCGTTCAAGGCCGAACCGATTGCCTGGCAGGAGGCAGCCGAAGCGGCGATGGAACTGGCGCGGATTGCCGGCATCCTGCCCGCCTTCATGATCGCGCCCGACCATGCCGGCGAAGCCCAGCCGGTATCGCCTGGTGATCTGGCCCAGTGGTCGGATCCAGACCGTCTGCGCATAGCGACCCGCGCGAAACTGCCGGTCACGGCCGACGACGATTCCGAACTGGTCGTGTTCCGTAAGCCGGACGACATGCGCGAACATTGCGCCCTGGTGATCGGCCGGCAAATGGGCGGGAAGGCGCCATTGGTGCGACTGCACTCCGAATGCCTGACCGGCGATATCCTGGGCAGCCTCAAGTGCGATTGTGGCCCGCAACTCGATGCCGCCCTCGCGGCCATGGCCGAAGAGGCGGCGCAGGGCGGATATGGCGTACTGCTCTACATGCGGCAGGAAGGACGCGGGATCGGCCTGATCAACAAGATGCGGGCCTATCGCCTGCAGGACCAGGGCTTCGACACAATCGAAGCCAACGAACGGCTCGGCCTGCCAGACGAAGCCCGCGATTTCGCCACTGCGGCACGCATGCTCGATTTGTTAGGAATTGGTGAGATAAGACTGCTGACCAATAACACCAAAAAGGTCGTAGCATTGGAAACACATGGTATCTCGATTCGCGAGAGGGTGGCGCATGAGCTCCCGTCGAATCCGCATAACCGCCGCTATCTGGCGACCAAGCGGGATCGGGCCGGGCACTTGCTGACATGA
- a CDS encoding exodeoxyribonuclease III produces the protein MVSVTTWNINSVRLRMPIVADFLKQEAPDILCLQEIKCEEHLFPYDAFRALGYEHFAVHGQKGYHGVGTVSRIPIQEYSRHDWQANGEARHVGVELAEGPGKGTVIENVYVPAGGDIPDREQNPKFGQKLDFLERMTRWADGIERPTLIVGDFNIAPLESDVWSHKQLLKVVSHTPLEVETLQRFMDAHGWSDIGREHIKAPERYYSWWSYRSKDWRKGDRGRRLDHMWASPELARQATAHRVLEDARSWEKPSDHVPLTTEFAL, from the coding sequence ATGGTTTCCGTCACTACCTGGAACATCAATTCCGTTCGCCTGCGCATGCCGATCGTGGCCGACTTCCTGAAACAGGAAGCGCCCGACATTCTGTGCCTGCAAGAAATCAAATGCGAAGAGCATCTGTTTCCCTACGATGCGTTTCGCGCGCTGGGGTACGAGCATTTCGCCGTGCATGGCCAGAAAGGCTATCACGGCGTAGGCACCGTCAGCCGCATCCCGATCCAGGAATACTCCCGCCATGACTGGCAGGCCAATGGCGAAGCACGACATGTCGGCGTGGAATTGGCCGAAGGCCCCGGCAAAGGCACTGTGATCGAGAATGTCTATGTGCCCGCGGGCGGCGACATCCCCGACCGCGAACAGAACCCGAAATTCGGCCAGAAGCTCGATTTTCTCGAACGCATGACCCGGTGGGCCGACGGGATCGAGCGCCCGACGTTGATCGTCGGCGATTTCAACATCGCGCCGCTGGAGAGCGATGTGTGGAGCCACAAGCAATTGCTCAAGGTCGTTAGCCATACCCCGCTCGAGGTCGAAACGCTCCAGCGCTTCATGGATGCCCATGGCTGGTCCGATATCGGGCGCGAACATATCAAGGCACCCGAACGGTATTACAGCTGGTGGTCTTACCGCTCCAAGGATTGGCGCAAGGGGGATCGCGGTCGGCGTCTCGACCATATGTGGGCCAGCCCCGAGCTTGCCCGCCAGGCCACCGCCCACCGTGTGCTCGAAGATGCGCGCAGCTGGGAAAAACCGTCCGACCATGTCCCGCTGACGACGGAGTTTGCGCTCTGA